The Bubalus kerabau isolate K-KA32 ecotype Philippines breed swamp buffalo chromosome 10, PCC_UOA_SB_1v2, whole genome shotgun sequence sequence tttttcaagtttaaatgaattttaatggCCATGTAGCTACTGGCTATTGTAATGGACTATGCAGATTTAGAAGCACAGACTAGAAAACTAAAGATGACCTGGTCTCACTGGGATTAATATTTCATCATTTGTGCTTTATTTCTAGATGAGATATTGTTTCTCCAGTCAGCTACAGGTTAACCAAAGAGCTTCTGAAGTTAAACAACTTTCAAATACTACAATTAAAGCTATCCAACAAAGAAATGAGTGATCTACAGAAATCTATCACTGATGGTTTTTCAGCAAAAGCACGATACACTTGACATGCCAAAGAAAAGACAAGTGAATAACCCCtgatgtccaactctgagaaCTTATGAGTTTAAGCCTCTTTTCCACTCTATCTTCCTGACATAGTTCCTAGATAGTTCCCTGACATAGTTGCTAGATAATCAGAGGTATTTGAGGGCTACCTGAAGAACTTAAGGTTCCTGAGACAGGTTTCACTTTGGATATTACCTCCCATTATCTATCTCaccctccaaagaacacctacACAACAAACATATCCAGTGTCTCAACTAACTTCATGGTATGTTGGGCTTTGAAATTAGTCCAGTCCATACAATATATCTCTCTTCTAACCTCTGATACCCCTCTCCATGAATATAGTGTAGAGAACAATTGATTATTCAGGAGACCGCAAATCAACATAACACActgtagaaaaaaaattgttaagcTCTAGACCTGGTTCTGGTTGAGGTTTAGTTCAATGACCTGCAGCTCCCCGACTGTATCCGGTATGCTCCGAATCTGGTTCTTGGAGAGATCCACTACATCTAGGTGCCGTAGGCTACACAGCTGCGGTGGCAGAGCTCTCAGCTGATTCCCAGAGAGGCTCAGGGTCTTAAGGGCAGATAGTTGCCCAAAAGTAGATGGCAGCTCTCTCAACTGATTGTTGTTTAGGCTTAGTGTCTCCAGTTTCTTCAGATTGCATAACTCATCAGGAAGAGCAGCTagcaaagaaaaatgtaaaaacctgAATCTGATACAGCTGAAAAACACCTttgatgaagtttaaaaaaaaaaaaaactatatggcaGTCTGTTACGCCTCGTGTTAAATATACATAGGCTTTTCACATGTTGCCCCATTTTTACGTATTGCATCTTTACCAACATAGTCTTCAGAAGGTGAGGGTGCCATCAAAATGCAGGAAAACATTATGTGTATAATGGGCTCCTTTTGTGAAGAAGCCACTGCACAATCCCACATCAGTTTCGTGGGATTGGAAGGCCCTCTCCTTCCCATACCATCTGCCCTTCCAAATTAGCAGCAAAATTAACTCTGTTTACAGGACACTCCAAAGATAGTCCCTTTCAAGTCCAAATTAACTTCCTATCAATCATTACTCCACCAGAGGAGGCTTATAGATGTAATTCTAAGAGACAGAACGCCTCGAGGATTCTGCCATTCTCCAGCGTCTGTAGTTCCCTGAAGCTTGTaagaaaaacccaaaaaacaaacaaacaaaaaaccccacctttttttgttgttagattCTGATACATTTACTTGAATTCCAGTTTAATAACATTATACTCCAAACTCTATTCCAAGAGAAAAACCACCCTTTTTAAAGACGATTACTAGCAAAATTCCCAGGAGCAAAAGCCATACTTAATTTGTTATTGTTCAAGGAGAGGCTCTTCAGCAGAGTGAACTTCCCTATGATCATAGGCGGTAGATTCTCAATCTTGTTGTTGGACAAGTCGATGGTCCTGAGATTGCTTGTCAGCTTCTGCAACTCTGAGGGGAACTGAAGAAAGGGGTTCTCAGAGCAGAGAATCTCTTATCTAACTTCACCGCCCGCCGTCCCTCTCCCTTTACACTCCTTGGTCGGATCCCTCCCAGTTCTCACCTCGGTCAGCCCACGGTCCTTAAGTTGAAAGACACCAGTTTTCTGCGCGGTTTCCACATGAGCGCGGAGAGCACTGTTTCCCATCCTAACTCCAAGGCTCAGGTCCCTGCGGGAAGGAAGCGCAGCCGTCACCACTCGGTTCTAGCCGGCACCCAGCCACCCCGTCGGCCTCCCGGCTGCGTCTCAATCCCCAGCTGTCACCTCCTGCCGATCCTGGGATCTTGGAGGCCAGCTCAAGAGtggcaagaaagaaagagaagaacaccAGGCCCTGCCGATTTTGCAGCTGATCCGAAGCGAGACGCTGCTAGGAGTTGAGGGAAGATCAGGGATCCCCGAACTCGCCTCGTACAGCTCAGCTCACGGCAGGTTCGGCAAGGGAAGACCCGGGACCCGCGCTCACTGGGATGCGCTGCCCAGGCTTCCGCACGGGCGGAAACGCCCTGTGACGTCATCGAGGCGCGCGGTGAGTTCCACTCACTCTGCGCGCCACCCGGGAAGGTGGCTTACGGCCATGGCCGCGGCGAACCCCTGGGACTCGGCTACCGCGCCAAACGCTGCTGGGCTACTGCTGGGCCACTTTATTACATCGAAGTTGGTCACTGAGGTGCGTGGCGACGATGGCGTCATTAAGGAGGTGTACCCGGTGGCGACAGAAGCTGGCTGTGAGGTGGTGGTGCTGGCTGCCGGAGTGGGTGTGAGGGTGCTGGCTGGAGGCCGATAGGGCTGCTTGCTGGCAGAAGTGACTGGGCCGCTGTGGGTTATGCAAAAGTGGGGCTCTGAGTAGATGGTGTCTGGCAGGCGAGATATCTCAGGTCAGTTCGTGGGCGATAATAAAAACTAATGTTTCCCCGCCTTTTTTCAATCCAGTGATAGCCGCCTCGAGATTGTAGGGATGGCGGGGTTGGGAAATAATGGGTAGATAGTTAAAACGGACGTTCCCAAACGATGCTCACTGTGTAAAATATTGAAGTCTTACGAAGCGCTGGGCCCGGGAGGGCGCCAAGGGAAGCACGCATCTTTACAGGCTAGGGAGTCGGGGGGCTGGGGGGTGCGGAGGGGTTATTGGCGAGAAAGACCCAAAAGGCCTGGATATGAATGGCAAAACATAACCACAGCACTCCCCAATTCTCATCTTCCTCACttctctcctgtgttttcttcctcCCAACTTGTCTAgggctctgggagatagtgaaggacagggaagcctgtcatgctgcagtccttggggtcacagagtcagacaacttGTATAGTCCAGTTCTGTAACAAAGTAATTTGATAAATTCATACTATAAGACATTTTGGATTTGTCAGTCTAGAATGCATTGGTAGAAGATAAACCAAGGGAATAAGTCTCTGGTGAGTTAGGCTGCTGATTGCTTTGGGAAGGATCTTCCTTGTGTCCTTCAAGTAAGGCTAATTAGACATACTTGTTTTGCCTACAGGTAAGATCTGGCAATCCATAGCTCCTTAAAACCATCTTATAATCTTACTACACAGCTAGATCCAATGAGGAAACTTCTCAGATTTGTAGCATGATTCTACTTTAAGCAAACTGTACATATGAAAACCTATTTTTATTATAAGGATTTATCATTCTTTCAGAATGATGTATTATACGATCCCTTTAAACAGTCAGTACACATCATCCAATGTGCGTTAAAAATTAAGAGTGATGCTTAAAACTGTGTGATGTGATATGATACAATGCTTCTAGAAAATACAGCTTATTGAAGCTTTGTTATGTTTTGATCTGTCCATTGGAGAATGGTTTAGTGACAGAAAGGTAGGGTTAATTGTCTATAGGATAATACGGGATACTGCTTTGGCTTAtgccctgttgttgttgttgttgttcttactctgtgaccccagggactgcagcctgccagtcttccctgttcttcaccatctcccagagtttgctcaaattcatgttcattgaattggtgatgctatctaaccatctcatcctctgccatcctcttcttctgccttcagcctttcccagcatcagggtcttttccagtgagtcggctctttgcatcaggtggccaaagtattggaccttcagctcagcatcagtccttccaatgaatatttaggattgatttcctttaggattgactggtttgatctccttgcagtccaaaggactctcaagagtcttctccagcaccgtaaTTCAAAAGCAtggattctttggtgctcagccaactcttacatccatacacaactactggaaaaaccataactttgactgtacggacctttgtcggcaaagtgatgtctctgctttttcatactctgtctagttttgtcatagctttccttccaaggagcttcatagctacagtcaccgtccacactgattttggagcccaagaaaataaaatctgtcactgtttccaaccttctcccatctatttgccatgaagtgatgggactggatgccatgatcttagttttttgagtgttgagttttaagccagctttctcagtgtcctctttcaccctcatcaagaggctctttggttcctcttcactttctgtcattagagtggtatctgcatatctgaggttgttaatatccTCTTAGTGGCTTTGTGGAAGTGTTAATCGCTccgtcatgtcccactctttgcaacaccatggactgtaaccctcgaggctcctctgtccatggaaatctccaggcaagaacactggagtgggtagcctttcccttctccaggggatcttcctgactcagggatcaaacccagtctcccacattgcaggtagattctttactatctgagccaccacagaagtcctTACATCCTAGATATTCTGGCAAACTTTGAGTCACAGGGCCTTGACCTGAGCTCCCTCTACTGGCAATATGTGCGATAAGGATCTGGACCTAAAAAAACCCCCTCAGAATCTATTTTCTAATAGAAAGGAAGAGTACTACACATACATACTCACATAGTCTATTTTCTGTGTACTGCTCTCTTCCGCACCTCGCTACCATTTTAGAGCCTCTCTTTTACGCTGCCTCCCTTTTAATGTCCCTAGCTAGAATTCTGTATGAAGaagaaaggacagagaaaaaaagaaaggatgaattatgtaaagtttaaaaataaaataaaaataaataaaataaattaaaaaaaaaaagaaaggatgctCACAGATACAAGCATGAACAGATATATAGATAACACAGTGTTACCAGGATTTTTACGTGAATGTCTAGACATGAATGTCCTGGATTTCAACTTCTTGTACCTAGCAGCAGAGTAAACAGAAATACCCTAAACAGATGCCCAGTGGCATGTAAAgttcatataatatataatggtaGTTGTCAATAGTAAAGACTTTCGAATTTTCCaatccttgcttttttttttaaggtgttcCCTAAGTCACAGTCCTCAAAACAGAATTTCCATTCACTAGAGGAATTTGActgtttttctctcctctctccttttcttgaaAATTCTTGTTTTCCCTCTGGTTTCTCTTGCATGTTTTTGGATAAGCTCCATTACCCTGTTGTTGAACCCAAGAGTTTACTAGTTTGCAAACGTGCAACCAAGATTAGTGTACAAACATGGAAGGATGGAGAGGTACCAGAGAAGGAGGAAGTTACAGTGAGAAATAGGAGATGTTTTAATTTACTTTCTTACCTTTAATTTACTTCTAAGAGAGAGCAGAGTCAGGCCAATAtaatggaaatgcaaattgaatgTATTCGCATTTCAGTCCTGTTACACATTGGCAGTATAAAGTTGAACTAATACTTAACCTCCCCAGTCCTCAGGTTTGCCATCAGTAAAATATCGTGTGTTGTCTACCTCAGTGAATGGTATAACTATCTGTCCAGTCACCTGAAGCAGAATCCTTGGGAGTCATTACTGACTTGACTTTATTCCTCACTCCCTGTATCAACTAGTACTTACAAATGCCATCTTCTTAGGAACTAatatctctccctccctttcctttttAACTGTTACTGATCTAATCCAGTCTTATCTTCTCACCGGGTATA is a genomic window containing:
- the LRRC57 gene encoding leucine-rich repeat-containing protein 57 isoform X3, which translates into the protein MTSQGVSARAEAWAAHPSERGSRVFPCRTCRELSCTRDLSLGVRMGNSALRAHVETAQKTGVFQLKDRGLTEFPSELQKLTSNLRTIDLSNNKIENLPPMIIGKFTLLKSLSLNNNKLTALPDELCNLKKLETLSLNNNQLRELPSTFGQLSALKTLSLSGNQLRALPPQLCSLRHLDVVDLSKNQIRSIPDTVGELQISQISVKISSCPRLKVLRLEENCLELSMLPQSILSDSQICLLAVEGNLFEIKKLRELEGYDKYMERFTATKKKFA
- the LRRC57 gene encoding leucine-rich repeat-containing protein 57 isoform X4 — protein: MGNSALRAHVETAQKTGVFQLKDRGLTEFPSELQKLTSNLRTIDLSNNKIENLPPMIIGKFTLLKSLSLNNNKLTALPDELCNLKKLETLSLNNNQLRELPSTFGQLSALKTLSLSGNQLRALPPQLCSLRHLDVVDLSKNQIRSIPDTVGELQVIELNLNQNQISQISVKISSCPRLKVLRLEENCLELSMLPQSILSDSQICLLAVEGNLFEIKKLRELEGYDKYMERFTATKKKFA
- the LRRC57 gene encoding leucine-rich repeat-containing protein 57 isoform X2, coding for MTSQGVSARAEAWAAHPSERGSRVFPCRTCRELSCTRDLSLGVRMGNSALRAHVETAQKTGVFQLKDRGLTEFPSELQKLTSNLRTIDLSNNKIENLPPMIIGKFTLLKSLSLNNNKLTALPDELCNLKKLETLSLNNNQLRELPSTFGQLSALKTLSLSGNQLRALPPQLCSLRHLDVVDLSKNQIRSIPDTVGELQVIELNLNQNQISQISVKISSCPRLKVLRLEENCLELSMLPQSILSDSQICLLAVEGNLFEIKKLRELEGYDKVSY
- the LRRC57 gene encoding leucine-rich repeat-containing protein 57 isoform X1 → MTSQGVSARAEAWAAHPSERGSRVFPCRTCRELSCTRDLSLGVRMGNSALRAHVETAQKTGVFQLKDRGLTEFPSELQKLTSNLRTIDLSNNKIENLPPMIIGKFTLLKSLSLNNNKLTALPDELCNLKKLETLSLNNNQLRELPSTFGQLSALKTLSLSGNQLRALPPQLCSLRHLDVVDLSKNQIRSIPDTVGELQVIELNLNQNQISQISVKISSCPRLKVLRLEENCLELSMLPQSILSDSQICLLAVEGNLFEIKKLRELEGYDKYMERFTATKKKFA